Genomic window (Drosophila ananassae strain 14024-0371.13 chromosome 3L, ASM1763931v2, whole genome shotgun sequence):
CGACGACCGTATGATTTGAAGCCGTCGAGCACTAGCTTCTTCACGTACATCTTGGTGTGGATTACTCGCTATCCTTAGTAGTTTATTTAAATCCTCTGCCTCAGAATCCTGGAGTTTTGCCGCAATTTCGTCCAAATCGACGCTAACTTGCTTTTTCGTTTACCAACATGGTTTTTTGGCGTTGTCCAACACACTTATACGTTGCACGATTTTAAAAGTATGTCGTTGCAGACTAGTGTCTTTCAATATTTCCCAACACCACCAAAAAAGcggttattttttaaattctgtaaGCTGAATGCTTTAGTCTAAACTTGCAtcgaaacaaaaattaaaatattgttttgtcACTACTTTATTTAAGaacaaaacattaaaaaaatttaaaaaaaaattataggaCTTTAATGTCTTACACTTTCTATGTATGAATTTTCTTTTAAGTTTAAAGTTTCGCTCTCATTGCCTCGTAGCACTCACTTCTGTACCTTCTGTACATGCTTCGCCAAAATTCCATTCTTTCCGCATCCGGATTGGCACACATTTTCAGCTCCCGGTCAATCAAATAGCAATCTAGTTGGAAAGGCTTTCCGGCTTCAGGTTTCTTGACCGGCAACCAGGAGTCCGAGGGTTTTCCACTCTTTGCGAAATTGGCCCACATCTGGCACATCCTCTCCGTGATCAGCAAATCGTCACCTTCCAGCTTGGTGTCATCGCCCGCCATTTGAAAGATGTAGCAAATATCATCGGCATGTGCCACACCTCGAAGGTCGTCGTTCTGGAACACCTTCTTATACAAATTCCGGCCACCAACATAATCCAGTCGGTAGAAATACAAGGGAGACCTGGTCTGGCAGTTGGCATGGACCTCGGCGGCATGCTGAAGATCCATGTTGAAGTGGTAGTCCGTAAAAAGGTCTGTCAGATTGTCCAGATTATCCTTGCAAACTGTTTGACCATTAAAGTAAAATGCCTTAATATCCGAGGCAGCTTCTTGGGCTTCGGGCGCCTCTGGATCTGGCACCAGATTCTTAGGAACCATTCTTGCCAGATCCTCTCCATAAGCCGGAATGTTCTGCTTTGCTTTTGTGATCATAGCAAGTCCTTCCGCTGAGTTGTAACCCATAATCACTGGCATTCCATTTAAAACTTCCTTTTGGTGCATCAGATCTAGGATGTTCTGATCCAAAAAGCTATCCGGGCTGCTGATATCCTCCAGAACCGGCTTGAAGACAAAGGGCAGTTGACGACGACGATCATCGGGCGTCTGAATCTTGAGTGTATTGGCAAGTATATTCAATGGAGATGCTGTTTCAGATCGTAGGAAGGCCAAGAGGGCTTTGGTGTCCCCACCAAAATCCCCACCGCCGAGAGCTTCCGCTAATTTCCATGGTTTGCGAGCAGCATCGTTCTGGAACACCCACTCCATGTTGCCAGTGCCACTCTGCATTATAGCCTTGTGGAAGAGCTTATTCGCATGCTTAGCGTAGGTGTGGAGATGGACTGATGCTCCTCCCGCGCTCTCGCCAAAGAGGGTTACGTTGTTGGGATCGCCATTAAATGTAGCAATATTGTCCTGCACCCACTGGAGAGCTAGACGCTGGTCCTTCAGGCCCATATTGCCGTGGATTCCCTCCTCTGGTAGGCTAAGAAAGCCCAGAGCTCCCAGACGATAATTCAGAGTCACTACAATGAC
Coding sequences:
- the LOC6494636 gene encoding esterase B1, which translates into the protein MLRTAGRYSFTRLYSSMKVKVQVKQGVVVGQQSKLDSGLVYNSFLGVPYAVPPVGELRFRSPQPLQRFDEPELDCTKEGNMSHQRDPFTMQVAGSEDCLFLNVYAPKVKNSNTPLPVMVWIHGGGFFFGNGNNNFHFPAKLMEQEVIVVTLNYRLGALGFLSLPEEGIHGNMGLKDQRLALQWVQDNIATFNGDPNNVTLFGESAGGASVHLHTYAKHANKLFHKAIMQSGTGNMEWVFQNDAARKPWKLAEALGGGDFGGDTKALLAFLRSETASPLNILANTLKIQTPDDRRRQLPFVFKPVLEDISSPDSFLDQNILDLMHQKEVLNGMPVIMGYNSAEGLAMITKAKQNIPAYGEDLARMVPKNLVPDPEAPEAQEAASDIKAFYFNGQTVCKDNLDNLTDLFTDYHFNMDLQHAAEVHANCQTRSPLYFYRLDYVGGRNLYKKVFQNDDLRGVAHADDICYIFQMAGDDTKLEGDDLLITERMCQMWANFAKSGKPSDSWLPVKKPEAGKPFQLDCYLIDRELKMCANPDAERMEFWRSMYRRYRSECYEAMRAKL